GTATTCGAATACTATAAGAAATTAATTACTTTAAGGCATGAAGAAGCAATATTACGTGATGGTGAATTTAATATGGCTATGATGGAAGATCCTTACATAATAATTTATGAAAGAAAATTAGGCGATCAACGTTGGATAGTGGCCGCCAATTTATCCGAAGAAAAAAGAGCAATCGATAGCCATTTATTTAATTCTGATTCATTTGATTATGTTATCCATAACTATGACCATCATTCTCTAGGTTATGAGTTGCAACCTTATGAAAGTTTTATCATTTCTGAATATATAGATATGGATTAATATGAATATTTTTAATGCTTAATTTCAAAGCAAATAAAATTCTCATCTATATTATCTATTAATAAATCCCTTTAAAAGGCGAGTTAATAAGACTCGCTTTTTGTTTAGACAAAAATTTGCCCAGCTTCTTGCATTGGAGTACCATAGTGAGAAGAAAAAGAAATAGGAGTCTATTTATGCGAGTTAAAGATGTGATATTAGAAAATAAGGGAAAAGAGATATTAGCTTTTTCAGCCAAGCTGATTGAAGCGGTTCTGGAGTTAATGGTTCCCTATGTTATGGCTGATTTGATTAATAAGGGGATTAATCCAGGAAATACGACCTATATTTGGCAGCGAGGCTTGCTTTTAGTGCTTTTGCCATTCTTAGGTTATTGTTTTGCCTTAGTTTGTCAGTGGTACGCCTCAGTGACTATGCAGACGGTGGGAACCCGGTTAAGGTCAGCACTTTTTAGTCAGGTCAACCGTTTGACCCTTAGCCAACTCAATCAGGTGGGGGCGGACTCCCTTGTTACCCGGGTAACTAACGATACCAATAATATTCAAGAAGCAGTGGCCAGGGCCCTACGCCTAGCCTCGCGTTCACCAGTGATTGTCATCGGTTCCATAATTATGGCTTATCTGATTAGCCCCCAACTGTCTCCTATTTTTATTATTGCTGGCCTTATTTTGGGCCTAGCTTTTACAGGAATTACTCTCAATTCAAACCGTCGCTATCAAGGCATCCAGCATGGTTTAGACCGTTTGAGCCAAGTGGTTCGTGAAAACCTCAATGGGATCCGGGTCATCCGGGCCTTCGTGAATCAAAAAAAGGAGATTCAACGTTTCCAAGCAGAAAATGACCACTTAGTTGACCAACAAATTCGGGTCGGACAAGTTCAAGCCCTGGCAACACCGATTTCCTTATCAGTGGTTAACATTGCTATTGGCTTGATCCTTTATTTTGGGGGTCGCTTAGTGAACAATGCCTACCTAATGCAAGGTGAGATTATCGCTTTAACTTCCTATATGACCAGTATCTTCTTAGCCTTGAGTGTTTTAGTGCGCCTATTAGTGGTCTTAAGTCGGGGCTTTGCCTCAGCCCGCCGGATTGATGACTTTTTAGCCTTGCCGGTAGCAGGCGAAGAGCAGTCTGCCTTGGAGAAAAACAGACAAAACGACCTGACACAATCCACAGGGTCTTTAGAAATCACTTTTGACCAGGTGAATTTTTCTTACAGTGACCGGCCCCTCTTAAGCGACCTCAGCTTTCAAATTCATGCAGGCGAATTTATCGGTATTATCGGAGGTACTGCAGCGGGCAAAACTAGCTTGGTTAATTTGATCTTAGCCTTCAACCAAAAACAAAGCGGAGATATCCTTATTAATGGTCAAGCCATTGAAAGTCTCTCCCTAAAAGGCTTACGCCAAGCCATTGCCCTAGTTCCTCAAAAGGCAGTCCTCTTCAAGGGGAGCTTGCGAGATAACTTGAAGATGGACCAATCAGCTATTTCTGATGCTGATTTGTGGCAGGCTTTGCAAGATGCCCAAGCGGCTGACTTTATCAAGCAGGCCCAGGGGCTAGGTACCCCGGTTGACCAAGGCGGAATGAATTTTTCCGGAGGTCAACGGCAAAGGTTAACTATTGCCCGGGCTCTGGCCCAACCCAGCCGGGCGATTATTTTAGATGATGCGGTGTCGGCCTTAGACTTTGCGACTGAAGGGCGCTTGCGGCAAGTGCTTTTGGAAAAAGAACAGACCCTCATCATGGTTTCCCAACGGATTTCGTCGATTCTACATGCCGATAAAATATTAGTCTTAGACCATGGAAAATTAGTCGGCTTTGCTAGCCATGAAGAACTCTTAGCGACTTGCCCAACTTACCAAAAAATATACGCTAGCCAATACCCAGATAGCCAAGAAAAGGGGGAAGCCTAGATGCCAGTTGAAACCAGTAAACGCTTAATCCAATATATTAAAGCCTTCCCTGGCTATTTTGTGGGTATCCTAGTGGCTTCGACCCTGGCCGTGCTTTTCCAAATTCTGATACCAATCCAAATTGGCCGGGCGGTGAATTTATTAGTTGCGGCCGGGGCGGTTGATTTTTCTGCTTTAGGGTGGGCGATTGCAGTCTTAATTGTCTTGGCTCTCTTAGCAGCCTTGGCTAGCTACTTACAGAATGATTTAGCCAGCCGCTTATCCTATCGAATCTCTCACCAATTAAGACAAGAAGTCTTCCTAAAAATTCAAAGCCTGCCCTTGGCCTATCTAGACCAGCATGCTTACGGGGATATTGTCAGTCGGGCCATTAACGATGTCGACTACCTTAGCAATGGACTCTTACAAAGCTTCACCTCCTTATTTTCTGGGCTAGCAACCATCCTTGGAATTGTTATCATGATGTTGTCTCTCAATGCAAAAATCGGCCTGATCGTGATTATTTTAACCCCGATCTCGGTTATTGTGTCTTCCTTGATTGCTAACCGTACCTACCGTTATTTCCAAGAGCAAGTCGCCTTGCGTGGAGAATTGGGCGCCTATATGGATGAAATGGCTAATAACCAGTACTTGGTTAAGAGCTTCACCTATGAAGAGCGGAGTCAGGAACGCTTTGATGCTATTAACCAACGCTTGCATGAGAGTGGGGTAATTTCTCAATTTTACGGGGCCTTGATTAATCCTACTGCCCGGCTGTTAAATGCCATGGTTTATGCAGCAGTGGGTCTTTACGGGGCCTTTGCGGTGGTCAATGGTCAGCTAAGTGTGGGGCTTTATTCCTCATTCCTTACCTATGCCAACCAATATACCCAACCCTTTAATGAAATTTCAGCGGTCATTAACGAAATGCAAACGGCTCTGGCGGCGGCACAACGAATTTTTGATTTCCTAAACCAAGCTGATGCTGAGTCTGAAGGAGATCAAGTGGTTCTCGACCACTGCCAGGGTCAAGTGACCATTCAAGACCTTTATTTTTCTTACGACCCTAAGCGACCTTTGATTGAAGACTTTACTTGTCATGTCAAAGCGGGGGATACTGTGGCCATTGTGGGACCAACTGGAGCCGGCAAAACCACCTTAATCAACTTGTTGATGCGCTTCTATGAACCCGATGCTGGCCAGATTCTAATTGATGGCGTTGATACCCAGGACATGTCTAGGGACCAGGTTCGCCAATTGTTTGGTATGGTTCTCCAAGATGCCTGGATCTTCCAAGGAACGGTAGCTGAAAATATCGCTTATGGTAAAGCAAAGGCCAGCCAAGAAGAGATTATCCAAGCAGCCCAGGCGGCGAGTTTACACCGCTTAATTGAACAGATGCCCGAGGGTTATGGCACCATGCTAGAAGAAGGCGGCGCCAATATTTCCACGGGGCAAAAGCAGCTAATTTGTATTGCCCGAATCCTCCTGACTGATCCTGATATGTTAATTCTCGATGAAGCGACCAGTTCGATCGATACCGTAACGGAACAAGCTGTCCAAGCGGCCTTCGATAAACTGATGCAAGGGCGGACCAGCTTTGTGGTTGCCCACCGGCTGTCAACTATTCAAGAAGCCGATACCATTTTAGTTCTTGACCAAGGCCAGGTGGTGGAACAAGGTCGCCATCAAGAATTACTGGCAAAACACGGATTTTATTACAACTTATACAACAGTCAATTTGACCGTCAGGCTTAAGCTGGTCTGACTTTGGCTTATTGAATCGCCGTGTTACACTGGACCTAGATAGAAGGCTTAAGTGAAGGAGGAAAGACTGTGCAACTTTTTGTGGACGAATCTGGAATGATTACTACCGACAATAAGAAAAATTCGCGTTACTTTGTCATGGCCTTTGCCGAGACAGCAGACCAGAAACAGGTTCGTAGTGTTTTTCGCCAGGTTAAGAAGGAATACCTGGACCAGCATCCAGACAGCAATTTAGATATCCATCAGGAAATTAAGGGCTCAATGATGCCTAATGCCATGAAGGCGGCGGTATTTGATGCTTTGACTAAAGAAACTGATCTGACCTTCCATTATTTAGTCATTGATAACTTTCAACTCTATGATAATTTGCTACGGATTCCAGCTTTAACTTTTAACTATTTTGTTGGTTTAGCGGTAGGGGCCATAGTTCATTCCCACCAAGACCGCCAAGAAAAGCTTTACTTGACCATTGATAACCGCAACCAGGCCATCCAATCATTGAATTCCTTAGAAGAATACCTGCAGATTAAATTCACTATCGAAAAGAGACGGCTAGCGGATGTCCAGGTGGAATATCAGGATTCCAAGGAACGGGATATGATCCAAGTGGCGGATATTTTTGCCAATACGGTTTTTCGGATTGCCCGTAATGAAGCCAATGGGGAAGTTGACCAAGTGAGTTTAGAACTCTTGGACCATTGTCGAATTGGGGGACAGCGCTTCTTTCCCCTGGGTAAAAATAATCTCGACTTTATGAGTGAAGATTAAGCTGTCAAGGATTGAATGCGAAAGGAAGGAAAGTATGAAGACCTTAGATGATTATGCACAAATGATTGACCACACCAATTTGCATGCGGATGCCAGTAGTCAGGCAATCCAGGAACTCTGCCAGCAGGCTATCGACTATCACTTTCGTATGGTAGCTATTAATCCCCTCCAGGTGGAAACCTGCCGTAAGTATTTAAAAGATAGGGATGTTCATATCGGCGCAGCTATCGCTTTTCCTTTAGGTCAACTAACGGTTGAAGCCAAGCGCTTGGAAGCTCAAATAGCCATTGAAGCCGGGGCTGATGAGATTGACTATGTGGTGAATTTGACAGCAGTCAAGGACAAAGATTGGGAACTGGTTAAGTCAGAAATGCAGATCATGGCAAATCTCTGCCGTGATCATGAAGTGATTTCCAAGGTTATTTTTGAAAATTGTTATTTAAGTGATGACGAGATTAGACATCTGGCTCAAATCGCTAGAGAAGTAAAGATTGATTTTATTAAGACCTCAACCGGGTTTGGCCCCTCAGGAGCCAAGCTGGCTGACGTCCGCCTGATGAAAAAAGTTGTTGGTGACCAAGTCAAGGTCAAAGCAGCCGGCGGGATCCGCACGGCTGAAGATTTCTTAGCCATGGTCGAGGCAGGAGCTGAGCGCATTGGAACTAGTGCTGGAGTCGAAATTATTCAAGCCTTAAAGGCAAAGATGAATTAACAAACTAATAAAGCCCTTACGGCTAGGAAAATCTTCCTAACGGTAAGGGCTTTGTTTTTATTTATAAGATGATATCAGTCGGATTAGAGACTAATCATCATCCCAATCATCGTCGTCCCAGTCATCATCCCAATCATCGTCATCACCACTTGGATAATAAAGCGGTGGGCTTTGGGGTTGACTTGGCTGCGGAGCGGGCTGAGCTGGCGCAGGCTGGCTTGGCTGGGGTGCAGGGCGACTTGGCGCTTGACGAGGTGTAGCATTTTCTGGTGCGGTTTGCGGTTGATTTCCGGCTGGCGCACTTTGATCTTGCTGGTTGTTTTGCTGATTTTGTGCTTTTGAGTCATTGGAAGACTGCTGACTTTCGTTTTTTCTTCTTTTTTATCGTCTTCCTTATCCTCTTTCTCTTTGTCCTTCTCATCTTCCTGCTCTTGATTATTTATCGAACGGAAACTGCCGTGGCCACTTAGGCGGCTAGCTTTTTCCTGGTCAGATAAGTCATCGTTTTGGTCTTTATTCCAAATGTCAAGCTGGTATTGGTCAACCAAGTAAGAAGTATAGGACCTACCTGCTTCCTTAGCAGCGCGGAATTCACTGCTTTCCCCTCTTAGGAAAATCAGGTCGCCGGAATAGCCACTATCTTGGAAGTATTTGCTGATGGCTTCTTCAATCTTGCGCATACTTACTTCGTCCGTTTTAGTCATGGCGACTAGGATATTTTCATTTTCAGGATACTTGATACTTCCTAATAGGTCATCGAGGACTTCACTTAGCCCTTTGCCCTTGAGCTCACTGTCTGAATGAGGTTGGGCATTGGCGTCATAGACTCCGGTGACTTGCTGGTCGCGATTGGTAGTGACTTGCACACTTGGATTTTGTCCAACAGCTAGGGCATTTTCCCGTTGCAGCCATTGGCTAGCCCAAGTTCCTGTTCCAATGAGGAGAAGGGCCATTGCTGCTAGGGCGAGCGCCTTCCACCAGGGCTTAGCAGATCCTTTCCTTTTTGACCGCATGGGGACGACCTTGTCTGTAGCTGCTGACTGGAAGAGATCTTCTTCGGTAACATAAATTCTTGCACCAACATGCATGCCAGCTTTGTTCTTGATCCGGATGACCTGACCAGACCGGCTCATGGCAAGACTATAATCTTCTTTCACTTCAATAATAACGACTTCTTGGTACATGTCCTCACCCCCTAATCCAAGCAATTAAGTGTTGGTATTCTTTAAAGAAAATAATTATGACTGAAATGATAAAGGTTTTACTTCCTTTAATTATTTTTTCAGTTACCGAGAACATCCGGCTCATTTTGCGAATGGGGAGTCGTTTCTTAGTAAAGAGGTGGTCGGTAATGGACCTTTTCTTACTGGAAGCCTCAGAAATAGCAATGGCCCGTTCTCTGGTATCCTGGTGTTTAGGAGCTTCGTCGGCTAATTTCTCCAAAGTGATGGAAAAGTTCGCCAAGTCTTCCTTCCAGGATTCGATTTCTGCCTTCATATCAAAATTACTTTGAGCCCTATCATCTTTTGGATCAAAGCCTTGTTCATGGAGGTCATTGAGTGACTCATCCGCTTCTTGTTGGTTTTCTTGCTTTAAATGGGTTAGTACCCGACTTTTTATAACCAATTTACAAAAGGCGAGAAAGTGACCCCGGTCTTCATCATAGCGGTCAACGGCTTCGTCAAAGGCTAAGAGGGCTACAGAGAAGGCATCGTCATTGCCCACTTCGACATAGCGACCGGTCACTTCCGAAACAGTATTAATAATAAAACCGAAATGCTCCTTGATCAGGGCATCCCGCTGGTCTTTATCTACCATAATTTTCTCTCCTTATTAGCCTCTCATCTAAGGAGGGCTGCTCTACTAAATAATACAAAGTGATTATGGATTTTAGGGCCTATTTTATTAAAAATTGACTAGTTACCCTAAAAATTCCTTTATGAAAAAATAAATCCACTTTAACTATAGCAAAAATGATTTGAAAAGTATGCTTTTAACCCTAAGCAAAGGCTAATTAGCCTGATTTTTAAAATTATGGTCCTTTTTTAAAAAATAAATTGAAAAAGGGCCCCAAAGATATTCTCACTCTTGTATTAAGTAGTGATAGCTGCAAAGGAATAAAAATCAGCTAATCATTATTACAAAAATAGAGAAGTGAGAAAGGAAGAATTATAATGGAATTTAATAAGAAATTATTATTAGGATTGAGTGCAGTAGGACTTGGGGTTTTTGGCCTAAGTGACCAAGTTCAGGCCGATGAATATGATGACTACGATGATATTTATGAAGACTATGATTACGACGATTATGACGATTACGATGATTACGATGACTATGACGACGACTGGGACGATGATGACGATATTTACTATCTTTCACCAAGTCAGAATGTTGCTCCAGCTCCTGCTGCCTATCAGGAAAGCAAGGTGGTAAATACCCAATACCAAGTAGAAATTGATGATGACCATACGGATGATTATGATGAGGTTCACCAGCAAACTCCTCAAGTCCAAGCCCTTAGTGATTCAGACGCTTTAGAAGCTTCCTTAGTACATAGTGGCTTAGCTCAAGCAGAAATTAAGGATTTAGAAATTGAAGCTGATGATGAAGACGGTCGCTTGGTTTATGAGGTTGAATTTGAATATGGCGATAAGGAATATGAATACTTGATAGATGGCTTGAATGCAGCAGTCTTAGACTATGAACATGACTACGATGATGACAGTGATGACGATTATGATGATATTGACGATGACCAGGATGAAGCACAAGAGTATGAGGATGATATTGACGATGACCTTAAACAAGGACTTGATAACAATTTAGAAGATCACTATGATGATGACCTTAATGACGACTTTGAGGATGACAATAGACAAGGTCAGGATGACGATTTAGCTGATGACCATGACGACTTAAATAATGACAAGGAGGACACCAATCAAGCCCACGATAAGAAGGCCCAAGACCAAGGTCAGATCACGCCTCAACCTACAGGAAATCCCCAAAGTGAAGAAAAACCAGTCAAGACCAAGAAAGTAAGCAAAGTCAAGCGGACCCAGTAGCTAATGACCAGGCAAGTAAGGATCAACCTCTTGCTGAGTCGTCCTCTAATAGTCAAGCAGGCTTAGACCAAGGCGCTAGCATGGAAGAAGCAGTCGTAGCTCATTTCCATGACCTCGTCAATGCTGAACGGCAAAGCTTAGGCTTAAATAGCCTAACTTATGGCAGTGCCTACCAAGCCGCTTCTGATATCCGGACCAAAGAAATTATTGATAGCTTTTCCCATACTCGTCCCAACGGCCAGGCTTTTAACACCGCTAGCGGCTTTGGAGCTGCCGGAAATTATGTCGGTGAGAATATCCAACAAAGTTATGCCAAGCCAGGAACTAGTCCTCAAGCCATTGCCCAGGATTTATTTGATAATTGGAAGGCCAGTCCAGGTCATTATGAAAACATGATTGATCCTGGTTTTAATTCTCAATCCTTGGGGCTTGAATTTGTACAGGATGGAGACTATGTTCTGGTTTATTCCGCCCAAATTCTTGGTCAATAAAGTCTGGAAATAGCTTTTTTCAGTGAAAAATAAAGTTTTCTTATATAATAAGGTTTACCAGTAGCAAATGAAGGAGGCCTTATTATGACCCCAGCCAATAAAAAGAAGACCAGTAAAAATAAGGGAAGAGTAAGAAGAGAAAAAACACATGCTGAAAAAGTGGCAAAAGTCCAAGATCGGGCTATGGAGGCCATGTTAAAAACGCCCTTTGAGGAGAAGACAGTGGCTGAAATTCAACATGAAATGAAGCGTCAACAGCGTTATGGGCTCCAGGTCTATGTGAGTCAGTGGGGCGATACCCTGTCTCAAGTGGCTCAGGCGGCCCATAAGGATGTCCTGCAGCTCATTGAGGAAAATGACCTGGCCTATGATGACCGTTTAAATACTGGAACAGTTTTGAAGAACTTATGGCCAGTGGCTTCAGCAATTGACGAGAATCCAAGAGAAGCAGAAAAAACTTCCACCCCAGAAACTTGCCCAGCAGACAAGCCAGCTTCAGCTCCCCCCGTCCGCTTACTCGATCAGGGAGTTCAAGCTAAACAAGCTGTCCCAGGAGGAAGTGAGTTTGACGACCAGGACGACCGATGTCTAGCAGCCAATAAGGCACAAGAAAGCGAGGAAGTTATGACTGATAAGTCATTTTTAGATTTAGTTAACCGAGAACGCAGCCACTTCGGTCTGGTGAATTTAAAGAAATTAGACCGCGATCATTCTTTCTTGATCCGGGCCTTCAGTGACCAATCCCTAATTTATAGCTACCAAGCAGGAGACGGAAGTCTGGTGACTGAACTAGCTCTTCGTCTCAATCAGCTGGATAAGCCGCTTAAGGAAGAGGAAGTCTACCAGTTATTTTTTCGTCAGCCGCTTTTTTACCAGCAAATTCACCAAGGCCTTTATCGTTATCATGCCTTTGAAGTGATTTATGATGAAGTCAATATGACTAGCCAAGTATTCTACGCCATGCTAACAGCGAGCAAGACCGACTAGGAAAAAATATTTAATAAGCAGCGATTCATC
This genomic window from Aerococcus sp. Group 1 contains:
- a CDS encoding DUF3459 domain-containing protein, producing the protein MNPDYKQINVEIDQNSKKSVFEYYKKLITLRHEEAILRDGEFNMAMMEDPYIIIYERKLGDQRWIVAANLSEEKRAIDSHLFNSDSFDYVIHNYDHHSLGYELQPYESFIISEYIDMD
- a CDS encoding ABC transporter ATP-binding protein, producing MRVKDVILENKGKEILAFSAKLIEAVLELMVPYVMADLINKGINPGNTTYIWQRGLLLVLLPFLGYCFALVCQWYASVTMQTVGTRLRSALFSQVNRLTLSQLNQVGADSLVTRVTNDTNNIQEAVARALRLASRSPVIVIGSIIMAYLISPQLSPIFIIAGLILGLAFTGITLNSNRRYQGIQHGLDRLSQVVRENLNGIRVIRAFVNQKKEIQRFQAENDHLVDQQIRVGQVQALATPISLSVVNIAIGLILYFGGRLVNNAYLMQGEIIALTSYMTSIFLALSVLVRLLVVLSRGFASARRIDDFLALPVAGEEQSALEKNRQNDLTQSTGSLEITFDQVNFSYSDRPLLSDLSFQIHAGEFIGIIGGTAAGKTSLVNLILAFNQKQSGDILINGQAIESLSLKGLRQAIALVPQKAVLFKGSLRDNLKMDQSAISDADLWQALQDAQAADFIKQAQGLGTPVDQGGMNFSGGQRQRLTIARALAQPSRAIILDDAVSALDFATEGRLRQVLLEKEQTLIMVSQRISSILHADKILVLDHGKLVGFASHEELLATCPTYQKIYASQYPDSQEKGEA
- a CDS encoding ABC transporter ATP-binding protein, giving the protein MPVETSKRLIQYIKAFPGYFVGILVASTLAVLFQILIPIQIGRAVNLLVAAGAVDFSALGWAIAVLIVLALLAALASYLQNDLASRLSYRISHQLRQEVFLKIQSLPLAYLDQHAYGDIVSRAINDVDYLSNGLLQSFTSLFSGLATILGIVIMMLSLNAKIGLIVIILTPISVIVSSLIANRTYRYFQEQVALRGELGAYMDEMANNQYLVKSFTYEERSQERFDAINQRLHESGVISQFYGALINPTARLLNAMVYAAVGLYGAFAVVNGQLSVGLYSSFLTYANQYTQPFNEISAVINEMQTALAAAQRIFDFLNQADAESEGDQVVLDHCQGQVTIQDLYFSYDPKRPLIEDFTCHVKAGDTVAIVGPTGAGKTTLINLLMRFYEPDAGQILIDGVDTQDMSRDQVRQLFGMVLQDAWIFQGTVAENIAYGKAKASQEEIIQAAQAASLHRLIEQMPEGYGTMLEEGGANISTGQKQLICIARILLTDPDMLILDEATSSIDTVTEQAVQAAFDKLMQGRTSFVVAHRLSTIQEADTILVLDQGQVVEQGRHQELLAKHGFYYNLYNSQFDRQA
- a CDS encoding DUF3800 domain-containing protein — encoded protein: MQLFVDESGMITTDNKKNSRYFVMAFAETADQKQVRSVFRQVKKEYLDQHPDSNLDIHQEIKGSMMPNAMKAAVFDALTKETDLTFHYLVIDNFQLYDNLLRIPALTFNYFVGLAVGAIVHSHQDRQEKLYLTIDNRNQAIQSLNSLEEYLQIKFTIEKRRLADVQVEYQDSKERDMIQVADIFANTVFRIARNEANGEVDQVSLELLDHCRIGGQRFFPLGKNNLDFMSED
- the deoC gene encoding deoxyribose-phosphate aldolase — translated: MKTLDDYAQMIDHTNLHADASSQAIQELCQQAIDYHFRMVAINPLQVETCRKYLKDRDVHIGAAIAFPLGQLTVEAKRLEAQIAIEAGADEIDYVVNLTAVKDKDWELVKSEMQIMANLCRDHEVISKVIFENCYLSDDEIRHLAQIAREVKIDFIKTSTGFGPSGAKLADVRLMKKVVGDQVKVKAAGGIRTAEDFLAMVEAGAERIGTSAGVEIIQALKAKMN
- a CDS encoding anti-sigma factor domain-containing protein, with the translated sequence MYQEVVIIEVKEDYSLAMSRSGQVIRIKNKAGMHVGARIYVTEEDLFQSAATDKVVPMRSKRKGSAKPWWKALALAAMALLLIGTGTWASQWLQRENALAVGQNPSVQVTTNRDQQVTGVYDANAQPHSDSELKGKGLSEVLDDLLGSIKYPENENILVAMTKTDEVSMRKIEEAISKYFQDSGYSGDLIFLRGESSEFRAAKEAGRSYTSYLVDQYQLDIWNKDQNDDLSDQEKASRLSGHGSFRSINNQEQEDEKDKEKEDKEDDKKEEKTKVSSLPMTQKHKISKTTSKIKVRQPEINRKPHQKMLHLVKRQVALHPSQASLRQLSPLRSQVNPKAHRFIIQVVMTMIGMMTGTTMIGMMISL
- a CDS encoding sigma factor, whose translation is MVDKDQRDALIKEHFGFIINTVSEVTGRYVEVGNDDAFSVALLAFDEAVDRYDEDRGHFLAFCKLVIKSRVLTHLKQENQQEADESLNDLHEQGFDPKDDRAQSNFDMKAEIESWKEDLANFSITLEKLADEAPKHQDTRERAIAISEASSKKRSITDHLFTKKRLPIRKMSRMFSVTEKIIKGSKTFIISVIIIFFKEYQHLIAWIRG
- a CDS encoding PepSY domain-containing protein encodes the protein MEFNKKLLLGLSAVGLGVFGLSDQVQADEYDDYDDIYEDYDYDDYDDYDDYDDYDDDWDDDDDIYYLSPSQNVAPAPAAYQESKVVNTQYQVEIDDDHTDDYDEVHQQTPQVQALSDSDALEASLVHSGLAQAEIKDLEIEADDEDGRLVYEVEFEYGDKEYEYLIDGLNAAVLDYEHDYDDDSDDDYDDIDDDQDEAQEYEDDIDDDLKQGLDNNLEDHYDDDLNDDFEDDNRQGQDDDLADDHDDLNNDKEDTNQAHDKKAQDQGQITPQPTGNPQSEEKPVKTKKVSKVKRTQ
- a CDS encoding CAP domain-containing protein; this translates as MEEAVVAHFHDLVNAERQSLGLNSLTYGSAYQAASDIRTKEIIDSFSHTRPNGQAFNTASGFGAAGNYVGENIQQSYAKPGTSPQAIAQDLFDNWKASPGHYENMIDPGFNSQSLGLEFVQDGDYVLVYSAQILGQ
- a CDS encoding LysM peptidoglycan-binding domain-containing protein, whose protein sequence is MTPANKKKTSKNKGRVRREKTHAEKVAKVQDRAMEAMLKTPFEEKTVAEIQHEMKRQQRYGLQVYVSQWGDTLSQVAQAAHKDVLQLIEENDLAYDDRLNTGTVLKNLWPVASAIDENPREAEKTSTPETCPADKPASAPPVRLLDQGVQAKQAVPGGSEFDDQDDRCLAANKAQESEEVMTDKSFLDLVNRERSHFGLVNLKKLDRDHSFLIRAFSDQSLIYSYQAGDGSLVTELALRLNQLDKPLKEEEVYQLFFRQPLFYQQIHQGLYRYHAFEVIYDEVNMTSQVFYAMLTASKTD